One Bacteriovorax sp. PP10 DNA window includes the following coding sequences:
- a CDS encoding NUDIX hydrolase, whose translation MKEKTKVVVYIFRNNKQEILVFSHRDIPSAGIQVVGGTVEPLEDFPSALIREIIEESGLHLELSELQKIGETKYLRKDRPEVNLRHYYEISPQNLPDSWAHVVHSNGEDNGLVFDFFWLEINEAKTVLTGNFGELLP comes from the coding sequence ATGAAAGAAAAAACCAAAGTCGTCGTCTATATCTTCCGTAATAACAAACAAGAAATCTTAGTTTTCTCTCATAGAGATATCCCTTCGGCCGGAATCCAAGTAGTAGGCGGAACTGTAGAGCCTTTGGAGGACTTCCCTTCTGCCTTAATTAGGGAGATAATAGAAGAATCAGGACTGCATTTGGAGCTGTCAGAACTCCAAAAAATCGGCGAGACTAAATACCTCCGTAAAGATCGACCAGAGGTCAATTTACGACATTATTATGAAATTTCACCCCAAAACCTTCCTGATTCATGGGCACACGTTGTGCATTCTAATGGCGAAGACAACGGACTAGTCTTTGATTTTTTCTGGCTGGAGATTAATGAGGCGAAGACGGTGTTGACCGGAAATTTCGGCGAACTCTTACCCTGA